A genomic stretch from Sulfuricurvum sp. includes:
- a CDS encoding DUF2059 domain-containing protein, with product MFHFKRIILSLLIVSATLMAAPASDSSIQELLEVAEARKLVDTIKEQSETMINRSIQQILVGKNPTPKQMKAIEKMKKNMLIVMQDEVSWEKLEPMYIRLYKETFSQEEIDGIIVFYKTPAGKALINKMPTLMQKTMIEVQKVSLEMMPKLQQVQQQFLIDMKEASK from the coding sequence ATGTTTCACTTTAAACGTATCATCCTTTCTCTCTTGATCGTATCCGCAACCCTGATGGCAGCACCTGCCAGTGATAGTTCTATACAAGAGCTTTTAGAAGTTGCAGAAGCACGTAAACTCGTTGATACAATCAAAGAACAATCAGAGACGATGATTAATCGATCAATTCAGCAGATTCTTGTAGGTAAAAATCCTACTCCCAAACAAATGAAAGCAATTGAAAAGATGAAGAAAAACATGTTGATAGTTATGCAAGATGAAGTCTCATGGGAAAAGCTCGAACCAATGTACATCCGTCTCTACAAAGAGACCTTTAGCCAAGAAGAAATCGATGGGATAATCGTATTTTACAAAACACCTGCCGGAAAAGCACTCATCAACAAGATGCCTACTTTAATGCAAAAAACAATGATAGAAGTGCAAAAAGTAAGCTTGGAAATGATGCCTAAACTACAACAAGTACAACAGCAATTTCTAATTGATATGAAAGAAGCAAGTAAATAA